From a region of the Constantimarinum furrinae genome:
- a CDS encoding alpha/beta hydrolase, translating to MAEEKEVRYQSVNTYHTLSNYSKRTKNVWLVFHGMGYLSKYFLKYFSELDLEENFVIVPQAPSKYYFGKDFKHVGASWLTRENTKTETQNVLAYVDAVFKAEAPPQLPNFIVFGYSQGVSIATRWLSSRKLQCDHLVLHSGGIPVELKPEDFAYLHKDAKVTYLYGTKDQYITEARKTEQQLLGSALFGDRLEVKQFEGIHEVNTSFIQSLG from the coding sequence ATGGCAGAAGAAAAGGAAGTACGTTATCAATCGGTTAACACCTATCACACTTTAAGCAACTATTCTAAAAGGACAAAGAATGTATGGCTGGTCTTCCACGGCATGGGGTATTTAAGCAAGTATTTTCTGAAGTATTTCAGCGAACTGGATCTCGAAGAAAATTTTGTGATCGTCCCTCAGGCGCCGTCTAAGTATTACTTCGGAAAGGATTTTAAACATGTAGGAGCTTCCTGGTTAACCCGGGAAAACACCAAAACCGAAACGCAGAATGTCCTCGCCTATGTGGATGCCGTTTTTAAGGCTGAAGCTCCACCACAACTGCCAAATTTTATCGTCTTCGGATATTCACAGGGGGTTTCCATTGCCACCCGCTGGCTGTCGAGTCGAAAATTACAATGTGACCACCTTGTCCTGCACAGTGGGGGAATTCCGGTAGAGCTGAAGCCTGAGGACTTTGCCTATTTACATAAAGATGCTAAGGTAACCTACCTCTACGGAACTAAGGATCAATACATCACCGAAGCGCGCAAGACCGAACAGCAATTATTGGGTTCGGCCCTATTTGGTGACCGTCTGGAAGTGAAACAATTTGAGGGAATACACGAAGTAAACACATCTTTTATTCAGTCATTGGGATAG
- a CDS encoding bile acid:sodium symporter family protein, with the protein MDNTSTIILAGSLIIIMLGMGLSLVTADFKRIILYPKAIVVGLTNQLILLPLIGFGVVSLFSLQPEIAVGVMILAACPGGPTSNLIAHLAKGNLALSVSLTALSSLITVISIPYIVNFATSEFMEEGMTVQLNIVETIGQICVIVVIPVLLGMLIRRYKPVFAAKMAKPVRIASGVVLALIIIGLVIKERENFVDYFQQAGLATLLLNLATMAAGYYSAKLFKLRRENAISISIESGIQNGTLAITIAVVLLQNSAFAIAPAVYSLLMFLTGAAVIWLGNRSTAVDLQE; encoded by the coding sequence ATGGACAATACTTCTACTATCATTCTGGCAGGGTCGCTCATCATCATCATGCTGGGAATGGGCTTGTCGCTGGTCACAGCCGATTTTAAACGAATAATACTGTATCCCAAGGCAATAGTTGTTGGCCTTACCAATCAGTTGATCCTGTTACCACTTATCGGTTTTGGGGTGGTTTCTCTTTTTTCACTCCAACCCGAGATCGCGGTGGGAGTGATGATACTGGCGGCCTGCCCGGGCGGACCCACCTCCAATCTTATCGCGCATCTGGCGAAAGGGAATCTCGCACTTTCGGTGTCTCTCACGGCATTAAGCAGTTTGATCACAGTGATCTCCATCCCCTATATCGTTAATTTTGCGACTTCAGAATTTATGGAAGAGGGGATGACCGTGCAACTCAATATCGTGGAAACCATAGGACAGATATGTGTGATCGTGGTAATACCGGTGTTGTTAGGGATGTTGATTCGGCGCTACAAACCCGTGTTTGCCGCAAAAATGGCCAAGCCTGTCCGAATCGCTTCAGGCGTGGTACTGGCGCTTATCATCATCGGACTCGTCATTAAGGAGCGTGAGAATTTTGTGGATTATTTTCAGCAGGCGGGGCTGGCGACCTTGTTGCTTAACCTTGCGACGATGGCCGCAGGGTATTATTCGGCGAAGCTGTTTAAGCTGCGACGGGAGAACGCCATTTCCATCTCCATCGAATCTGGGATACAGAACGGAACGCTGGCCATAACCATTGCCGTGGTCCTACTGCAAAATTCCGCCTTCGCTATCGCTCCGGCGGTATATAGTTTGTTGATGTTCTTAACGGGAGCAGCTGTGATCTGGCTGGGAAACCGAAGTACTGCGGTGGATCTTCAGGAATAA
- a CDS encoding CvfB family protein gives MIKLGEYNTLYILRETDPGLYLGDSDGNELLLPHKYKPENFEVGDEIQVFVYLDNEERPIATTLEPYLTLNTFGYLHCSDVNKYGAFMDWGLEKQLFVPFKEQARPMKQGNWYIVYLYLDDKTNRLVGSSKTNKYVSNDNLDLEKFQAVEIMVTHITEKGANAIINGKYKGLIYLEDIFEDIRTGDRLTAYVSKIREDNKVDLVLQPPGYRSIEPNANFVLDELKAAGGFLPLHDKTDPETIKNEMGMSKKSFKKAIGSLYKDKQIIIKEDGIELV, from the coding sequence ATGATCAAACTAGGGGAATACAACACACTTTATATACTTCGGGAAACCGATCCCGGTCTTTATTTAGGCGATAGTGACGGCAATGAACTTTTGTTGCCTCATAAATACAAACCTGAAAACTTTGAAGTAGGGGATGAGATACAAGTGTTTGTTTATCTCGATAATGAAGAGCGTCCTATCGCAACGACGCTGGAGCCCTACCTCACGCTGAATACTTTTGGGTATCTGCATTGCAGCGACGTGAATAAATACGGAGCATTTATGGATTGGGGGCTGGAAAAGCAGCTTTTTGTACCTTTTAAAGAGCAGGCGCGACCCATGAAGCAGGGAAATTGGTACATCGTTTACCTGTATCTGGATGATAAGACCAACAGACTGGTAGGTTCCAGCAAGACCAATAAGTATGTGAGTAATGATAATCTGGACCTGGAAAAATTTCAGGCTGTCGAGATCATGGTGACCCATATTACTGAAAAAGGCGCCAATGCGATCATCAACGGAAAATACAAAGGTCTTATCTATCTGGAAGATATTTTTGAAGACATTCGCACCGGTGACCGACTTACGGCCTATGTGAGCAAAATAAGGGAAGACAACAAAGTGGATCTGGTATTGCAGCCTCCTGGGTATAGAAGTATAGAACCCAACGCGAACTTTGTTCTGGATGAACTAAAGGCTGCCGGCGGATTCCTGCCTTTGCACGATAAAACCGACCCCGAAACCATTAAGAATGAAATGGGGATGAGTAAAAAAAGCTTTAAAAAAGCCATTGGAAGTCTGTATAAAGACAAACAGATCATCATAAAGGAAGATGGGATAGAGTTGGTTTAA
- a CDS encoding DUF4440 domain-containing protein, translating into MKRSVFVFLFLLFVVPVPGTAQTDTVKIANDIKDQVWKVFKTSYEARDALTFNSIHTEDMLRINDGGILTGAEYKARTLSWTPPPAGTTITIDFALENSHYREDVAYEVGYYRAIYTLADGRKEYYYGQFHVVHKKTDQGWKIAQDFDTNSVNGIAIDETFFNNASMIKL; encoded by the coding sequence ATGAAAAGATCAGTATTCGTATTCCTATTTCTTCTGTTTGTAGTTCCCGTCCCGGGTACGGCCCAGACAGACACTGTAAAGATTGCAAACGACATTAAAGACCAGGTCTGGAAGGTTTTTAAGACCTCCTATGAAGCCCGGGATGCCCTGACCTTTAACAGCATCCATACCGAGGACATGCTTCGTATTAATGATGGCGGGATACTAACCGGGGCCGAGTACAAAGCCCGTACACTTAGCTGGACTCCCCCACCGGCGGGCACCACCATCACCATCGATTTCGCACTCGAAAACAGTCACTATCGTGAGGATGTCGCCTACGAGGTAGGCTATTACCGGGCAATTTACACCCTGGCCGACGGACGTAAAGAATATTATTACGGGCAGTTTCATGTGGTCCATAAAAAAACCGACCAAGGTTGGAAGATCGCTCAGGATTTTGACACCAACAGCGTAAATGGAATTGCTATAGACGAAACCTTCTTTAACAATGCCAGCATGATAAAGCTTTAG
- a CDS encoding isochorismate synthase has translation MDQALLLSKLNDHYNRTLPFIAFKLPYSDIVFCYLQKDATVHTTTTFKEESFIFAPFAFNGTAHCIPSEGSEVIKYEMPKEILKQIPVSVKEDPTEKARYTKLVTEAIDKIKTGNVHKIVVSRPQEVRLKTFDLSLLFERIMHLYPTALSYIWYHPETGLWSGASPEVLIYTEGTSFTTMALAGTQKVNKNGINHWSAKEHEEQQFVTDAITTSLQKITAVLKVSKTTTHRAGTVAHLRTDITGILKNSTATLPKVCSVLHPTPAVCGTPRDNARNFIQNKEGYDRSFYTGFLGPVCEQEKSSNLFVNLRCMKIADDVATLYVGGGITRSSVAEHEWEETRNKLQTMLQVLAPML, from the coding sequence ATGGACCAGGCGTTATTACTCTCCAAATTAAATGATCACTATAATAGGACATTGCCTTTTATAGCGTTTAAACTGCCTTATTCAGATATTGTATTTTGTTATCTTCAGAAGGATGCCACGGTACACACTACCACTACGTTTAAGGAAGAGAGTTTTATTTTTGCACCATTTGCATTTAACGGAACGGCTCATTGTATTCCTTCGGAAGGTTCTGAAGTAATTAAATATGAAATGCCCAAGGAAATCCTGAAACAAATTCCTGTCTCTGTAAAGGAGGACCCTACTGAAAAAGCCCGTTATACCAAGCTGGTAACTGAAGCTATAGATAAAATAAAAACGGGGAATGTGCATAAGATCGTGGTTTCAAGACCCCAGGAAGTGCGGCTGAAAACGTTTGACCTGTCTCTGCTTTTTGAAAGAATCATGCATTTATACCCCACAGCGCTCAGCTATATCTGGTATCACCCCGAAACAGGTTTGTGGAGTGGCGCCTCGCCCGAAGTGTTGATCTATACAGAAGGCACTTCGTTTACGACCATGGCACTCGCGGGAACTCAAAAAGTGAATAAGAACGGTATTAATCACTGGTCTGCGAAAGAACACGAAGAACAGCAGTTCGTTACCGATGCCATCACGACCAGTTTGCAGAAGATCACAGCCGTTTTAAAGGTTTCCAAAACCACGACCCATCGTGCAGGAACCGTAGCGCACCTGCGCACCGATATCACCGGTATCCTCAAAAACAGTACGGCCACCCTGCCAAAGGTTTGTTCGGTATTGCATCCTACACCGGCAGTTTGTGGGACACCACGGGATAATGCGCGTAATTTTATCCAGAATAAGGAAGGATACGACCGCAGTTTTTATACCGGATTCCTGGGGCCGGTTTGTGAGCAGGAAAAATCTTCCAACCTCTTTGTAAATCTGCGATGTATGAAGATCGCAGACGATGTGGCGACCCTGTATGTGGGCGGCGGAATCACCCGTTCTTCGGTGGCCGAACACGAATGGGAGGAAACCCGGAATAAACTGCAAACCATGTTACAGGTACTTGCTCCAATGCTTTAA
- a CDS encoding PaaI family thioesterase translates to MKYSKDEIIAACNTMCKNTLMETLDIEFTEVTEDSITARMPVTPKVHQPDGVLHGGASVALAESVGSAAAMVFNRGEKAQIRGIEIAANHVKGVREGFVYAKATAEHKGRTTQLWQIRITNSANELVSLVKLTILILRK, encoded by the coding sequence ATGAAGTATAGCAAGGACGAAATTATTGCTGCCTGTAATACAATGTGTAAAAACACCTTGATGGAGACGCTCGATATCGAATTTACCGAGGTCACCGAAGACTCCATTACAGCCCGAATGCCGGTAACTCCCAAAGTACATCAGCCGGACGGAGTGCTGCACGGCGGAGCATCGGTGGCGCTGGCCGAAAGTGTGGGTAGTGCGGCTGCCATGGTATTTAACCGGGGTGAAAAAGCACAGATACGCGGCATAGAGATCGCGGCCAATCATGTGAAGGGGGTGAGAGAAGGTTTTGTCTATGCAAAGGCCACTGCAGAACACAAGGGAAGGACCACACAATTATGGCAGATCAGGATCACGAATTCAGCAAACGAATTAGTATCTTTAGTTAAATTAACCATCTTAATTTTGCGTAAGTAA
- a CDS encoding alpha/beta hydrolase-fold protein, which yields MKTKLFALALTVVLLSACNEKKESSQFSIDVTLSDSLELDSVDGRLLLMLSNNDEAEPRFQINDGPTTQLIFGKNVDGLKPGATVTFTGEDFGFPIESLRDIPSGDYNAQALLHVYETFNLATGHTVKLPMDNGEGQQWNRSPGNIYNLPVKVAIDTENPSEVRIVINKVIPPIEEPEDTEWVKHIKMKSEKLSEFYGRDMYLGAHILLPKGFAEHSEAKYPLMVFHGHFPSDFGDWRTTPPDPNLEPDYSERFQVEGYNKIVQQEAWDFYQRWNEPDFPRFLIIEIQHPTPYYDDSYAVNSAAQGPYGDAITYELIPYIEEQFRGIGEGWARFLYGGSTGGWEALAVQVKYPNEYNGCFAACPDPIDFRAYCLTNIYEDKNAYYVESDYQKIEVPGKRNYLGQISNTLRASNHLELVLGDKSRSGQQWDIWEATYSPLGEDGYPQRIWDKYTGDIDHTVAEYWKENYDLRHILERDWAKLGNDLKGKIHIYCGDMDNYYLNNAVYLMEDFLESTTDPYYEGEVAYGDRAEHCWNGDPTQPNHITRLRYNSMYLPKIMKRIAESAPKDADLTSWRYR from the coding sequence ATGAAAACTAAATTATTTGCTCTTGCACTCACCGTAGTGCTTCTTTCTGCCTGTAATGAGAAAAAGGAATCCTCTCAATTTTCTATAGATGTTACGCTATCCGATTCGCTCGAGCTGGATTCGGTGGACGGAAGACTGCTCCTTATGTTGTCTAACAATGATGAAGCTGAACCACGTTTTCAGATCAATGATGGACCTACTACGCAACTTATCTTCGGAAAGAATGTCGACGGACTGAAACCCGGTGCTACCGTGACCTTTACCGGGGAGGACTTCGGATTTCCAATCGAGAGCCTCCGTGATATTCCTTCGGGAGATTATAATGCTCAGGCTTTATTACATGTGTATGAAACCTTCAATCTGGCAACCGGACATACGGTAAAATTGCCTATGGACAATGGTGAAGGACAGCAATGGAATCGCTCTCCCGGAAATATTTACAACCTTCCCGTAAAAGTAGCTATCGATACCGAAAACCCTTCCGAAGTAAGAATTGTGATCAACAAAGTGATCCCGCCCATTGAAGAACCTGAAGATACCGAATGGGTGAAGCATATAAAGATGAAGTCGGAAAAGCTTTCTGAATTCTACGGAAGAGATATGTATCTCGGTGCGCACATTCTTTTACCCAAAGGCTTTGCAGAACACTCTGAAGCGAAATATCCGTTAATGGTATTTCACGGACACTTTCCATCAGATTTTGGTGACTGGAGGACCACGCCACCGGATCCCAATCTGGAACCCGACTATTCTGAACGCTTTCAGGTAGAAGGGTATAACAAGATCGTGCAGCAGGAAGCATGGGATTTTTATCAGCGGTGGAATGAACCGGACTTCCCCAGATTCCTCATTATTGAGATTCAGCATCCCACACCTTATTATGACGATAGTTATGCAGTGAATTCGGCGGCGCAGGGACCGTATGGCGATGCCATTACGTATGAGCTCATTCCTTATATAGAAGAACAATTTCGCGGAATAGGAGAAGGCTGGGCACGATTTCTATATGGTGGTTCCACGGGAGGCTGGGAAGCTTTGGCGGTTCAGGTGAAATATCCGAACGAGTATAACGGCTGTTTTGCCGCCTGTCCCGATCCAATCGATTTTAGGGCCTATTGTCTTACAAATATTTACGAAGACAAAAACGCCTACTATGTTGAAAGCGATTATCAAAAAATTGAAGTTCCCGGTAAACGCAACTACCTCGGGCAGATATCAAATACTCTAAGAGCTTCAAATCATCTTGAATTGGTTCTGGGAGATAAATCCCGATCGGGTCAGCAGTGGGATATCTGGGAAGCGACCTATTCACCTTTGGGAGAGGACGGGTATCCGCAACGGATTTGGGATAAGTATACCGGGGATATAGATCATACGGTCGCCGAATACTGGAAGGAGAACTACGATCTACGCCATATCCTCGAGCGGGACTGGGCAAAGCTTGGCAATGACCTAAAGGGAAAGATCCATATCTATTGTGGCGATATGGATAATTATTATTTAAACAACGCCGTATATCTGATGGAAGATTTTCTGGAGAGCACCACCGATCCATATTATGAGGGAGAAGTTGCTTATGGCGATCGCGCAGAACATTGTTGGAATGGCGATCCCACTCAACCCAATCATATTACCAGATTACGATATAACAGCATGTACCTGCCAAAGATCATGAAGCGCATTGCCGAAAGTGCTCCAAAGGATGCCGATCTAACGAGTTGGAGGTATAGGTAA
- a CDS encoding leucine-rich repeat domain-containing protein, which translates to MKKTLLTLCSVLCCAVLFAQVPATEKQALLDLYVDTQGDQWINTWDLNEAVADWHGVTVENDHVVSISLLFNNLNGKLPASLGNLSKLRILELSFNKLNGEIPAQLGQLSNLEVLALNANGLSGTIPETLGALSKLKQLHMSSNKLTGTVPASLGNLTAVEVFNVFDNDLKGSLPAELASNNNLRELMIAENDFVNTEIFSVVLLSNSGSGLNLKSPSLSPQAKTIIAIESPEDGN; encoded by the coding sequence ATGAAAAAAACACTACTTACCCTCTGTTCAGTTTTATGCTGTGCCGTGCTATTCGCACAAGTGCCTGCCACTGAAAAACAAGCTTTATTAGACCTTTATGTAGACACCCAAGGGGATCAATGGATCAATACCTGGGATCTTAACGAAGCCGTTGCCGACTGGCACGGTGTGACCGTTGAAAACGACCATGTGGTGAGCATTAGTCTGCTATTCAATAACCTGAACGGAAAACTTCCTGCATCGCTTGGAAACTTGAGCAAGCTGCGCATTTTAGAGTTGTCATTTAATAAACTGAATGGGGAGATCCCTGCACAACTGGGGCAGCTATCCAATCTGGAAGTTTTGGCCTTAAACGCCAATGGCCTTAGCGGAACTATCCCAGAAACCTTAGGTGCTTTAAGCAAGCTTAAGCAATTGCACATGAGCAGCAACAAACTTACGGGAACCGTTCCGGCAAGTTTAGGGAATCTGACTGCTGTGGAAGTGTTCAATGTTTTTGATAATGACCTGAAAGGATCCTTACCGGCCGAATTGGCAAGCAATAACAATTTAAGAGAGTTAATGATCGCAGAAAACGATTTTGTAAACACAGAAATTTTCTCGGTGGTATTGCTTTCTAACTCAGGCAGCGGACTTAATTTAAAGTCCCCATCCTTGTCACCACAAGCTAAGACGATCATTGCCATAGAATCTCCGGAAGACGGAAATTAA
- a CDS encoding RidA family protein — protein sequence MKLTKPTHRLLLFVSIVFFSLLMQSCMENDTKETPAAVTTEVEVEKKQDKPEYFLLRPEVEKAYGYSHAVKIGNEIKISGAVSMDDAGNPTAVGDMAQQMKNCYADIEKILKHFNCTFDDVVVENIYTTNMASLLESAAYRNEIYKNHYPTATWVGVTELALPQFMIEIELEVYKAD from the coding sequence ATGAAACTAACTAAGCCAACCCATCGTCTTTTACTATTTGTAAGTATTGTTTTCTTCTCCCTCTTGATGCAAAGCTGTATGGAAAATGATACCAAAGAAACGCCCGCAGCCGTGACAACCGAAGTGGAAGTCGAGAAAAAACAGGACAAACCCGAGTATTTCCTCCTGCGCCCCGAAGTGGAAAAGGCCTATGGCTATTCGCATGCCGTGAAGATAGGGAACGAGATCAAAATTTCGGGAGCCGTAAGTATGGACGATGCCGGTAACCCCACTGCCGTAGGAGATATGGCCCAACAAATGAAAAACTGTTATGCTGATATCGAAAAGATCCTAAAACACTTTAACTGCACCTTCGACGATGTAGTCGTTGAAAACATCTATACCACCAACATGGCCTCCCTGCTCGAAAGCGCTGCCTATAGAAATGAGATCTATAAAAATCATTATCCCACCGCCACTTGGGTGGGCGTAACAGAATTGGCACTCCCCCAATTTATGATCGAGATCGAACTGGAAGTGTATAAGGCAGATTGA
- the menD gene encoding 2-succinyl-5-enolpyruvyl-6-hydroxy-3-cyclohexene-1-carboxylic-acid synthase translates to MRYSAKLLSQTITQLCLAKGIDHVVISPGSRNAPLTIGFTEHPSFKNFSIVDERCAAFFALGMAQQLKKPVALVCTSGSALLNYYPAIAEAFYSDIPLVVLSADRPPHLIDLGDGQTIRQENVFSNHILYSANCRVADEELPYNETEINTALHIAINDKGPVHINVPFDEPLYGTVDLASVQPESAAITPSSETITQDLNGLLSQWNSSTRKMILVGVLDPKSIEQQWLDKLAEDESVIVLTETTSNLHHKKFFSCIDQLIAPIENNGLDALQPEILITFGGMIVSKKVKAFLRKLPPKVHWHIDPKKAYDTFFALQEHVKVSPNHFLQNFLARTTVVKSDYQSHWLQVRSHRRERHKEYVQQIPFSDFTAYRQILASLPEACQLQISNSAAIRYAQLFELRPSVKVFCNRGTSGIDGSTSTAIGAAVVVEEQVVFVSGDLSFFYDSNALWNSYIPKNFRIVVVNNGGGGIFRILPGAKDTQHFSDYFETRHDLNASQLCEMFKIGYRSAATSEELQKQLHEFYTPSESPQLLEIFTPYQINDKVLLDYFKFIT, encoded by the coding sequence ATGAGATACTCGGCAAAACTACTATCCCAAACCATCACTCAATTGTGCCTTGCCAAGGGAATCGACCATGTGGTAATATCACCGGGGTCGAGAAACGCTCCGCTCACCATAGGGTTTACAGAACATCCTAGCTTTAAGAACTTTAGTATCGTGGATGAACGCTGTGCGGCTTTTTTTGCTCTCGGAATGGCCCAGCAATTGAAAAAACCTGTGGCTTTGGTATGTACTTCGGGATCGGCCTTACTCAATTATTACCCCGCCATAGCCGAAGCTTTTTATAGCGATATTCCTCTGGTGGTCTTATCTGCCGATCGGCCGCCGCATCTTATCGACCTGGGCGACGGACAAACCATACGTCAGGAAAATGTATTCTCGAATCATATTTTGTACAGCGCGAACTGCCGGGTAGCCGATGAGGAACTCCCTTATAACGAAACAGAGATCAATACCGCTCTACATATTGCTATCAATGATAAAGGTCCGGTGCATATTAATGTGCCATTTGATGAACCCCTGTACGGAACTGTAGACCTGGCATCGGTACAGCCGGAGTCTGCTGCAATTACACCTTCTTCTGAAACTATCACTCAGGATTTGAATGGTTTGCTCAGCCAATGGAACAGCAGTACCCGCAAGATGATCCTCGTAGGAGTACTCGATCCTAAAAGTATTGAACAACAGTGGCTGGACAAACTGGCTGAAGATGAGAGCGTGATCGTCCTAACCGAAACGACCTCCAACTTGCATCATAAAAAGTTTTTTAGTTGTATCGATCAGTTGATCGCTCCTATAGAAAACAACGGACTGGACGCCTTACAGCCCGAAATACTCATCACATTTGGCGGGATGATCGTTTCAAAAAAGGTAAAGGCATTTCTTCGGAAATTACCTCCGAAAGTTCACTGGCATATCGATCCTAAAAAAGCCTACGATACATTTTTTGCCCTGCAGGAACATGTAAAGGTGAGTCCGAATCACTTTCTTCAAAATTTCTTAGCCCGAACAACTGTTGTAAAAAGTGACTATCAGTCGCACTGGCTCCAGGTTAGAAGTCACCGTAGGGAAAGGCACAAGGAGTATGTACAGCAAATTCCGTTTAGTGACTTTACGGCATATCGTCAAATTCTGGCGTCGCTGCCGGAAGCATGTCAGTTGCAGATCAGTAACAGCGCCGCTATTCGTTATGCGCAGTTGTTTGAGTTGCGCCCTTCGGTAAAAGTATTTTGCAATCGGGGTACCAGTGGGATAGACGGAAGCACCAGCACTGCCATAGGCGCTGCGGTGGTTGTGGAAGAGCAGGTAGTCTTTGTTAGTGGGGATCTCAGTTTCTTCTACGACAGCAATGCCTTGTGGAATTCCTACATACCGAAGAATTTCAGAATTGTGGTGGTGAATAACGGGGGAGGAGGGATCTTCAGAATACTTCCCGGTGCCAAGGATACGCAGCATTTTTCAGATTACTTCGAAACGCGTCACGACCTTAATGCAAGCCAGCTTTGCGAGATGTTTAAGATTGGATACCGCTCTGCGGCCACTTCCGAAGAACTTCAGAAACAATTACATGAATTTTATACACCTTCCGAATCGCCACAGCTCTTAGAGATCTTTACACCTTATCAAATCAATGACAAGGTTTTACTGGACTATTTTAAATTTATTACGTAG
- a CDS encoding metallophosphoesterase: MKYPFSLSLLLLLFCITVSCAQETSSVKTATAETNTSISDGPYIFIERDRIVEKSIVNNEVITKALKSKAYETNFPPAPSVITTTASIAALSDIHGQYDLAVEILQNNGIIDKNGHWAFGDGHFVIVGDIFDRGDGVTEMLWLIYTLEQQAAAQGGRVHFLLGNHEYMVLHKDLRYLHEKYTTVLTMLDLDYDTLYGENTVLGRWLRAKPTVLKINDHIFVHGGISKQFLELGPFDPDAINATMRASIARTKEEMKATDFYNNYYGSSGPIWYRGYFYDDLPDEAISEILQLTNSEQIVVGHCSNKEVVSLYDNRIFGVDSSIKLGEYGELLFIENGSFYRATKDGTRIKFE; this comes from the coding sequence ATGAAATACCCATTTAGCCTAAGCCTGCTTCTGCTGCTGTTTTGCATTACTGTGTCCTGTGCACAGGAAACGAGTTCTGTTAAAACTGCAACAGCCGAAACCAACACCTCGATCAGCGACGGGCCTTACATCTTTATTGAAAGGGATCGCATCGTAGAAAAAAGCATCGTAAACAATGAGGTGATCACCAAAGCACTGAAAAGCAAAGCATACGAAACTAACTTCCCTCCGGCTCCCTCGGTGATTACTACAACGGCTTCCATAGCGGCGCTGAGTGATATTCACGGACAATACGATCTGGCGGTCGAGATCCTGCAAAACAACGGCATCATAGATAAAAATGGCCACTGGGCCTTTGGCGACGGACATTTTGTGATCGTGGGCGATATCTTCGACCGAGGGGATGGCGTCACCGAAATGCTCTGGCTTATCTATACCCTGGAACAACAGGCAGCAGCTCAGGGCGGACGGGTGCATTTTTTACTGGGCAACCACGAGTATATGGTACTTCATAAGGATCTGCGATACCTCCACGAAAAATACACCACGGTTTTAACCATGCTCGATTTAGATTACGACACACTCTATGGTGAGAATACAGTTTTGGGACGATGGCTACGTGCCAAACCCACGGTGTTAAAGATTAACGATCACATTTTTGTCCACGGTGGCATCTCAAAGCAGTTTCTGGAACTGGGACCGTTCGATCCCGATGCCATCAATGCAACCATGAGGGCTTCCATAGCCCGGACCAAAGAGGAAATGAAAGCTACCGACTTTTACAATAATTATTATGGAAGCAGCGGACCCATCTGGTATCGCGGTTATTTTTATGACGACCTTCCCGATGAAGCGATCTCCGAAATCCTGCAGTTGACAAATTCAGAACAGATCGTGGTGGGGCACTGCTCCAATAAAGAGGTGGTGAGTTTGTACGATAACCGGATCTTCGGGGTAGATTCCAGCATCAAGCTGGGAGAATACGGAGAGTTGTTGTTTATCGAAAACGGCTCCTTCTATCGTGCCACCAAAGACGGAACACGCATCAAATTTGAATAA
- a CDS encoding DUF4287 domain-containing protein, giving the protein MDKALQTMIDNMPEKTGKSLDEWKKLLKSKSFQKHSEAVNFLKKEHQVTHGFANTIVTLSKDSDESPQDLVQDQYKGKEQLLPIYEALLFYVKGLGSDVVITPKKASVSVIRKKQFALIKPATKTRIDLGLKLRNKPTGGRLEDSGPFGTMCTHRVQLSEAKEVNDEVKSWLKEAYNEAD; this is encoded by the coding sequence ATGGATAAAGCACTACAGACCATGATCGACAATATGCCCGAAAAAACGGGTAAATCCTTAGACGAGTGGAAAAAGCTACTTAAGTCAAAATCCTTTCAAAAGCACTCGGAGGCCGTTAATTTTCTGAAAAAGGAACATCAGGTGACTCACGGCTTTGCCAATACCATTGTGACCCTTTCAAAAGATTCCGATGAAAGTCCGCAGGATCTGGTTCAGGATCAATACAAGGGAAAAGAGCAACTACTGCCAATCTATGAAGCACTGCTGTTCTATGTAAAAGGGCTCGGCAGCGATGTGGTCATTACCCCTAAAAAAGCCAGTGTGAGTGTCATTCGAAAAAAACAGTTTGCGCTAATCAAACCCGCAACCAAAACCCGGATCGATCTGGGCTTAAAATTACGGAACAAACCCACCGGTGGCCGACTTGAAGATTCAGGCCCCTTCGGAACCATGTGCACACACAGGGTACAACTTTCCGAAGCAAAGGAAGTGAATGATGAAGTAAAATCATGGCTCAAAGAAGCCTATAACGAAGCTGATTAA